From a single Ischnura elegans chromosome 7, ioIscEleg1.1, whole genome shotgun sequence genomic region:
- the LOC124162102 gene encoding S-phase kinase-associated protein 1 — protein sequence MPNIKLQSSDGEVFDVDVEIAKCSVTIKTMLEDLGMDEDEEEVVPLPNVNSAILKKVIQWATYHKDDPPPPEDDENKEKRTDDISSWDADFLKVDQGSLFELILAANYLDIKGLLDVTCKTVANMIKGKTPEEIRKTFNIKNDFTASEEEQVRKENEWCEEK from the exons ATGCCGAACATAAAGCTGCAGAGCTCAGATGGGGAAGTTTTTGATGTCGATGTGGAAATAGCGAAATGCTCTGTTACCATCAAAACCATGCTCGAAGATCTCG GAAtggatgaagatgaagaagaggTGGTTCCACTACCAAACGTCAACTCTGCGATCCTTAAGAAAGTAATCCAGTGGGCCACATACCACAAAGATGACCCTCCTCCACCAGAAGATGATGAAAACAAAGAGAAACGTACGGATGATATTAGTAGCTGGGATGCAGATTTTCTGAAAGTTGACCAAGGAAGCCTCTTCGAGCTTATCCTG GCTGCGAATTACCTTGACATAAAAGGGCTGCTGGATGTCACTTGCAAGACCGTGGCCAACATGATCAAGGGGAAGACTCcagaagaaataagaaaaactttcaacattaaaaatgattttactgCGAGTGAAGAAGAACAGGTTCGAAAGGAAAATGAGTGGTGTGAGGAGAAGTAA
- the LOC124161880 gene encoding SUMO-activating enzyme subunit 1 codes for MVETVSGHELTEDEAALYDRQIRLWGVESQRRLRGANILLIGVKGLGAEICKNIVLAGVKSITLLDYGALAEEDFGTQFLAARSDVGKTRAEASITRARRLNPMVDVKVAPPATGDAETDPSFRPDSFFSEFQVVIATGLGMSSLLRLNSACRRASTETNKICFFAGDVFGFHGFLFSDLQEHVHVEKTQAIIPGNTKSGVPATITSNTTVTKHFVPLEEPFSLTWNSGNLANVHDSFFLVKVLLTFRDENGRNPSISSKDADLEKLKAIRNRLLSETGAPEDIISDSALEKSYGEACPVCAIMGGFLAQEVVKAVSQMDAPFDNFLLFEPDVCEGVVYRIAKDTVHRSFKKSKKKDQSPACTPSKKMKV; via the exons ATGGTTGAGACCGTTTCCGGACATGAGCTGACCGAAGATGAGGCTGCATTATATGACCGGCAAATCAGGCTTTGGGGAGTAGAGTCACAGAGAAG gctGAGGGGCGCGAATATTTTGCTGATTGGAGTGAAAGGGTTGGGTGCTGAAATATGCAAGAATATTGTCCTAGCTGGTGTCAAATCTATCACCCTCCTTGATTATGGTGCGCTTGCTGAAGAAGATTTTGGTACTCAATTTCTGGCTGCAAGGAGTGACGTTGGAAAGACT AGGGCTGAAGCTTCCATCACCAGAGCACGTCGTTTAAATCCCATGGTGGACGTTAAAGTAGCACCACCAGCTACGGGGGATGCCGAGACGGACCCCTCATTTAGACCTGACAgttttttctctgaatttcaaGTTGTTATCGCTACTGGATTGGGAATGTCGTCGTTGTTGCGCCTCAACAGTGCATGTAGGAGAGCATCTACTGAGACAAATAAAATATGCTTCTTTGCTGGCGATGTCTTTGGATTCCACGGATTCCTTTTCAGTGACTTACAAGAGCACGTTCATGTGGA AAAAACTCAAGCTATAATTCCAGGAAATACAAAAAGTGGTGTGCCTGCAACTATAACCTCTAACACCACAGTGACGAAGCATTTTGTACCTCTTGAGGAGCCTTTCTCACTTACTTGGAACTCTGGAAACCTTGCTAATGTTCATGATTCCTTCTTCCTTGTTAAAG tACTTTTGACCTTTCGTGATGAGAATGGTCGAAATCCATCCATTTCATCCAAGGATGCTGACTTGGAGAAATTGAAAGCTATTCGGAACAGATTGCTTTCAGAAACAGGTGCTCCAGAGGACATAATTTCAGATTCAGCCTTGGA gaAATCTTATGGGGAAGCATGTCCTGTATGTGCTATAATGGGTGGTTTTCTAGCTCAGGAAGTGGTGAAAGCAGTGTCTCAAATGGATGCTCCCTTTGACAATTTCCTCCTCTTTGAGCCCGATGTTTGTGAAGGTGTTGTGTATCGCATTGCAAAAGACACTGTCCATAGGAGTTTTAAGAAGTCCAAGAAAAAGGATCAATCGCCAGCTTGCACTCCTTCAAAAAAGATGaaagtgtga